A region from the Gossypium hirsutum isolate 1008001.06 chromosome A08, Gossypium_hirsutum_v2.1, whole genome shotgun sequence genome encodes:
- the LOC107926866 gene encoding uncharacterized protein, translating to MRRENNGGSYFSWADEVEKEEQEAAAAQWQKKPNPFGSARPREVVLQEKGIDWRQLDLHLQQPSPLPLQEPKPSNPQPVIVTLTPQIQSPISLVPPLRYPPKYVAGFLYEHWNASGYRHLKLEKENQSPGGGKGESVNTRRKRTTTASNELVEAKEAQQKGMNLPLVNQNIGTPEMSLPANGIVRQQPRNIPDEFGIDRTAFRVTKHNEGMENSKRLRKNAMICL from the exons ATGAGAAGAGAAAACAATGGTGGCTCTTACTTTTCATGGGCCGATGAGGTCGAGAAAGAAGAACAAGAAGCTGCTGCTGCACAATGGCAGAAGAAACCAAACCCTTTTGGCTCAGCAAGGCCCAGAGAAGTTgttcttcaagaaaaaggaatcGATTGGAGACAACTAGATCTCCATCTTCAACAACCCTCTCCACTCCCACT GCAGGAACCGAAACCAAGTAATCCTCAGCCTGTCATTGTTACATTAACTCCCCAGATTCAGAGTCCTATATCGCTTGTTCCTCCACTGAGGTATCCGCCCAAGTACGTCGCTGGCTTTCTCTACGAGCATTGGAATGCGTCTGGTTATCGACATTTAAAGCTCGAGAAAGAGAACCAATCTCCGGGAGGAGGAAAGGGCGAGTCCGTGAACACGAGGAGAAAGAGAACAACAACAGCAAGCAATGAATTGGTTGAAGCTAAGGAAGCACAACAAAAGGGCATGAATTTGCCTCTTGTGAATCAAAACATTGGAACCCCTGAAATGTCATTGCCTGCTAATGGGATTGTCAGGCAGCAGCCTAGAAACATACCAGACGAATTCGGCATAGACCGAACCGCCTTTCGAGTTACCAAACACAACGAGGGAATGGAAAATAGTAAAAGGTTACGGAAAAACGCCATGATTTGCCTATAA